A region of Vanessa cardui chromosome 1, ilVanCard2.1, whole genome shotgun sequence DNA encodes the following proteins:
- the LOC124533235 gene encoding cytochrome b5-like, translating to MAELKRFSRKEIAEQSTSKQALFIIQNQVYDVTKFLDDHPGGHEVLLDVIGKDASTDFNDIGHSSDAKDLMKKYHIGEVIDEDKITYQKAKVAWDDSDETGESANDSFLNSWKFPVVLGLLMTVLYTYIFG from the coding sequence ATGGCAGAATTAAAACGTTTCTCGCGCAAAGAAATCGCCGAGCAAAGTACTAGTAAACAGGCTTTGTTTATAATCCAAAACCAGGTGTACGATGTGACGAAGTTCCTCGACGACCACCCCGGAGGCCACGAGGTGCTCCTCGACGTCATCGGCAAGGATGCGAGCACGGACTTCAATGACATCGGCCACAGTAGTGACGCCAAGGACTTGATGAAGAAGTACCACATCGGCGAGGTGATTGACGAAGACAAGATAACATACCAAAAAGCAAAAGTGGCCTGGGACGACTCCGATGAGACCGGCGAGTCCGCGAACGACAGCTTCCTCAACTCGTGGAAGTTTCCCGTTGTGCTGGGTTTGCTGATGACGGTGCTGTACACGTATATCTTCGGGTAG